CACTGCCCTCCAGTCAGACTTTGTGCTGTTACCACAACACTTTAAGCCTGGCAGTTCAGTCAGTTTCCATCCAGCTCACTTTCCACTTATATAGTCCACACTTTATCAGTTTGTCTATGGGGATGTCATGGGAGACACTGTCAAAAGCCTTATTTTAgccaagataaacaacatccactgctctcccacATTCACCAAGGCAGTTGTCTCATCAAAGAATGTTATCACCTTGGTCAGATGTGATTTTCCCATCATCTTAACTCAAGGCTAATTGTTGGTAGCTATGAATTGAGAACAACTTTATTATCTCGGTTTTAGTATTTGgcctgaaaagaaaatggaaggtatttgattttcagattttttgtcTAAGCTAAACAAAGACTTTTTCGCAGAGACAAGTCATTTTTCCACAAGATTCCAGTTTTATCCAGCACGAGGTTAGATGTGACTTTGGAACAAAAGTGGAAAGGTTCATTGAACAATGATGCTAGAAGTCAGTATTGAATATTTAATTTGATCATTGTGCCATGAGTGTACTCATTCAGTCGGTCTTTGCAAGGAAAAACACAGGTCCTCGGAGAATTAGTATTTCATTGTCCCAAGGAATGGATGAGTGAGGGAGAGAGTTGATATCTGAGCAAACTacctttattttgttatttcccACACTGAATAGTCTGCAGTCCTCCCCAAACAGGTAGGTCAAGGTTTCAAAAAACTTGCACAGCTAAATAAATTGTGTCTCCAGCTGGTTTTTTTGGCCCAGTTTACTCAGCCATCCTGTGAATCTATATTTTACAGTTAAGATTTTGGGAAGGACTCTGAGGTTATGCACAAACATAGGCTGAGAAACCTGCACGTATGTGCAAATTCATATGGATTTGAAAGAGATGTTTCTGAGGAAAACAACTCCCTGCACCTAGGGACACATCTAAGGCATGTTACCAGTTACACTTTAGCAAAGGAATGAGGTAACTGGCTGCCCAGCCTTTTCTTTCAGACTCTGTCTCAACCACTGCTGCAGTGACTGAAGCTGAGAATGTACCCAGAGGAGATTCTTATAAATGCTTAATCATGATAGAAAGGTATTTTCAATAACCCCCTCTGAATGCATTAATCAGACTTCTCATTTGAAGCAGGAGAGAAATAACCCTCACTAAAAACAGGAGATCCAAGCTTCCAATTTAATGTCCTTGAGCTGCACTATACCCATACCTATGCCTGCTCAAGCTCAGGGAGAGCAGTTAGATCAGAGCTTCTGCGCAGGCACTCAGCTGAATATCAAGTTTTAAAGCAGTCATGAGTGGGAATGAAGGGAACTGAAGGGTTTTTTACTGCTATAGTCAGTGCCAGAATAACTCAGAAAGAAAGTGAAGCAATGTTTCTACTGAAGTGTCATTTCAGAAGGAAATGTGAAAATGCAATTGGAGGTTGCTATTACATTAAGAGTTTGGTTAGTTGTTTGAGACAGGGGGAGATATTTAAAACTCCTTAGCCAGTGCCTAATGAGAATATCTGGGCTTTAAAGGTTCTTTCAGTTTGTCACTAGATGTCAGCCTGCACCTTCGGTTCCCTACCATTCTGTAGCAACGTGCACCTCTCTACCAGCACCCCACCAGGAATCTGTAACAGGAGACCAGTCACGAAAATCTTTTAAAGAACTCTGTAAGTACTGTTTTGAATTCTTCAGCTGTGTTTATTTTAGCCCATGAAAAGGTGATTGTTACAAATGAAGACATGAACATTTGGAGGAAACAGGAGTGGTACTGATTACTTAGGAAACCCCCGGACACCCAGTAGCATTATTTGTTGTTAATGTGTAGCTCAAAGCTGGAGCTGCAAAGACCCCCTCTGCCCAGGCCAGAGCCCTGATGCTGTGTACACACTCAGAAGAACTGACCCTTCCTTGCAATGCCCAGGCTGGTGCTCCCACCCATGCATCACAGAGCCCAGATTTCATGCACTGATAGCTGGGACTCACAGCACATGTGAAGCAAAATTTCTCTCTGCTCATGCACAGCTAGAGCAGTGCTCTTTGGCCATGCTGGACACACACTGATCCACACAGCCTGAACTGCAGGTCTGGACTAATCCAACATTTGGCCAGTTGTGGATGGGTTGTGCCTCTTTCAAACAGCAGATTCGTGACCTACACCTGGTAGATCAGCAGTTTAAGAGAGAGCTGCCCTCTAAGTCCATAGTCCAGTCCCTACACATCCAAAGTATTTTCCTATTTGGATGATTTGCCAAATGTAAGGTTTTTATGTTTTGTGATCAGATACCTGTGGCTTCCTCTGAGCATGGTATCTTGCTAGTATTCTGGGATGACCAGGGGTTGTTCTGAACATCATCTATTTCACTGTGCTGTTTTGCTGGCATAAAAATCACATCTACGCTGACATCCACAAAAGCACGTGGGTTTTGTCATGCTGAGCACTGCAGAGAATGTCTTTTAGGCAGTTTGTTATCTACTGAAATTCATAATTGTGCTTTAGACACCTGGATAGCTTTTTATGTAATGCACAAGAACGTTTAAACATCAGGATAGGGATTAAAATTCCAGCAAGCCAAGCAAGAAACTATCAAAAGCAAACACTAAGAAGAGAGTCCAGCTTTGAGATTAATCTCCTCTTCTTAATTTAGATacttcctcctgccctgcagagacATGGTCAGATCTCTGAACTCTGAAGTTAAGTGTTCATAGTATCCTCTTCTAACACAACAGTGTAGCTTTCTTCATCTGCTAGCACAGGCATTAGGGCTTTCTCCCAGAACATGTGAGACCCAAAGGCTTTTCTTGCAAATCCTTTGACAAATTAGGCTGCTAGACTTATAGGTCTAGAAAGCTCTCAGGCTCTTGCACGGCATACTGAACTTTAATTGAACCAGGACCTGGGAGCAAGTTAATAATTGTTTTTGGAAAGGGGAAACCTAGAATCTAGACCTGGATCcaacttctctggaaaaaaaaaaaaaaaccttggtaCTTCCTTTTTGGGGCTCACACCCTAACCACTATGCTGCAAAGTAGCATTCAAGGGCTTGCTTTCTCTTTACGATCCAGCAATGGTGAGCAACTCATGCAACTCATGTTTCAAGCCAGAGGATTTGAGCACATTCATGGAGCAGCCCAGACATTCAGTCATTCCCCAAGGATGTGGAAGGAGAGAAACTGAGTCTCCTAGGCTGTGGGCAAAAGCTCTGCCCACTTATTTAGTttcaaaagggaagaggaaggagtgtAATCTGCACATGCATTGAAGCTGGGACAGGAGAAGCATATCTAGACATAGATgcaaaggggtggggggaatgaGTTAAGTTTAGAGTGCTTCCTAACTAAGTGTGGCCTGGCACTGGCTGTTCCTTGTCAGGATGCAGAGCTGCCTCCCTCACTTAGGATACACACTGCAGCCAGTCCTGACCGAGAGATCCCCATGAAGCACAGAGATAAATGCTACAGGCTTATGCAGATTTAGGCATGCTCAGGAGCAGACTTCTAGgcacaaaaaaaatttactagAAAAAACTTTAAGTACCTACACACTTCAACTGGCAGCCATGTCAGGATTTAGGAACTTAGTTGCAGTTGTACAGTACTTAGATGCTCAAGTTCTTCTGTGGATATATCTGATTTCTTCAGAGTCTTTGTATCTGTATAAGTATGTCCATCAGCTGTCAGCCCACTTCTGCTGTTCTTCTCCAGGCATCTGTACCTTCCCAGTTAGCAAGCGCCCAGAGCTGAGGCAGAAGTCTCTTCTGCcttgaaaaaacagaacagcttcTCCTTGCAAGTAGCAGAACCATCTGCCAGACCAAACCTGAATTTTACAACAGGAGTTACCAACATGTACAGTAAACCTAACAGAGTCTGCAAAGCATAATTGCCACTAACGGCACTGCAATTTTCTCTGGACAGAAATAGCAATACTGCTTCGCATCACTACTTAGAGGTGACAAACAACcctctgaagaaatgtttttttagcAGAGTTGGGCAGATATTGGAGTtaggctgcaggggaaggggctggaaaTAGAGAGGGGTTTTGAATattgtatttatatattcatCATATATGCAGTATTGGGGATTAACGAACTTGTGTTTtgacaacaaaaccagaactgtTGCATTTTCccatcatttaaaagaaatattttggtttttccattttaaattattttttcctcataatttaaaaaaatattttaaaaattaaccttACCATAAAAAGTTTCACAGCttaaaatcacactttttttcatGACCTTAAAAGTTCATTTCAGATCAACATCAAATTATTTCCCACATGTTTCTCTGGAACAGGAGCTGGGACAGGCATTGTCCCTGCCCTTCTCCAGGGTGCAAGAGCACTGAACAACAGGTTCTAGGGCTGCTCACACCAGAGAAATTGAACTGGAGTTAATTGAAACACTGGCAAGTATCAGTGCAGACCCTTAACAAACACTTTAGCAGAACAGAAACCTTTGTGCTTGGTTTTAGGTGAACTTAGAAGTATCCCAGAGCAAGCGGTTTGAAGTGGctatgatttgtttcttttccccttttttaatttacagttgtGCTGATTTCCtggagtgaaatacaaacagTCTGAAGCGCAGCAAGAACAAAGCCTGCAGCTTCCGTGCCCTGGGAGAGATGCCTGCCTTGCCATACAGTTTGGGACTGTGGGCTTCCcctccagcagcctggagagaGGCTGGGGAACACGATGTTGAGGGGCTCACACCCACCCCTCTAAACCTAGGCAAAACAACACCTCTCCGTGAAGGTGAAAGTCCTGTCCTAAGGTTTCCCCTTGGCTGTCTGGGTTGTTCTGTATCCTAGCAGCAGAGGGGATGGGGGGAGATGAAAAAGCAGATCCTGCACAGATCCAGAGGGGAGCACAGTGCTCCTCATCCCCTCTCTTTCCTAGGTCCCTAAGAGAGGGGAAAGGGGCCAAGCCTGAACTAGCAGGAGCCCTGTACCCACTTGTCCTGGATGTTCCCATCAGGGCAGTGTGAAATAGGACATAGGCTGCCTGATGCCTGTGCCCTCATGGAGCCCAAGGAGCAGTGACAACAGCCAGGCTGGCATCATTTACAATGCCATGCAGCAGTGAGAAAGCAGCCTGACTCCCTCCCCCTgccatgaacacacacacacaggggtgggggggctgctggcccccTTGCTGCTTGCACCTCCAAGTTGGGGAAACACAGCTGAGGCCTCCCAGCCTTGCTCCACCCcacccagctcctctcctccctaTTTTGACTTGAACATCCTGCATCCTCCTGTCACCCTCCCTGTTCCTCTTCCCCAGAACACATACAAGCACTAAAAAGCATCTCCTAGAGACACCCCAATCCCCAGTGCACCAccactgcctcctcctcttgTTCTCCAGTCTGGGGGACATTTTCAAGGCATTTGCCATCAACAAGCTTCCAAGAGCAGACTCAACCCCAAAAGAGCATCTCTCACACAGAAGTGCTGCTTTacccatccctcctccccttgTCCCTACCAGGCACTCAATATCCCAGGGCCACATCTTGCACAGACCCCAcagccccaccccccccgagCCCCCTGCCCATCTCAGCAGTGCTGCTCCGTGGAGCTAGCAGGCAGCAGATCATAGCGGCTGCTGTACATCACCACCCCGGGGGGGTAGTAGGCCACCTCCGGCTGGACGGTTGCAGCAGGGAAAGAAGCAGTGACGGGGTGGACAGGCACCAAGGCATGCAGGGCCTGCTCCTCCTGCTCGGGCTTTGTGGTGTCGGTGAAAGGGCGCATGGTGGTGAGGGAAGGTGAGGTGATCCTCCAGAGGAGGCTCTTCAGTGCCTTGCGAAACTCCCTGCGCATGAGGCAGTAGAAGATGGGATTGAGGCAGCTGTTGGAGTGTGCCAGGCACACACTGATGGGGAAGAGGTACACCTGGGAGAGGAAGTACTCAGTACTGAAGTGCACCACGTTGAGTTTGATGAGAATGCCCCAGGTTGTGAGCGCTTGGTTAGGCAGCCAGCACAAGAAGAAAGACAACACCACGATGGACACTGACTTAGTCACTTTGGAGCGGCGCttggtgctggagctgctgcgggTGCTGCCAACATGCTTGTCACTGATGAAGCGTACCAGGAGCAAGTAGCAGAGGCTGATGACGGCCAGCGGCACTACGAAGCCCAGCAGCACCTTCTGGATGTGGTACAGACCCAGCCAAAACTGGGCATTGTTGCCTCGGCCCTCGGGGAACTTGACAAGGCAGAGCACATCATCAAAGACGGTGGCAGTGGTGGAAAAAATGGCATGGGGCAGGGAAGCCAGGATAGCTAACAGCCAGATGAGTGCACAGAGCCActtggcagagcagcagccccgCAGTGGGTCACCTCGCCGCTGATTCTTCAAGGCTGAAGCCACAGAGCGGTATCGAGCCACACTCatggcagtgaggaagaagaCACTAGCATACATATTCATGGCCGTCACATACGAGACAATCTTACACATTGCCTTGCCAAAGAGCCAGTTGAAGTCCAGCGCATTCTCCACCGCCCAGAACGGCAAGGTCAGCACAAACTGGAAGTCAGTCACTGCCAGACTGGTCACAAAGAGGTTGATGGAGGACTTTCTCCAGCCTTGTTTGGTTTTCATCAGGTAGAGCACCAGCAGGTTGCCCACCAGCCCCAGTGCGCACACCACGGAGTACACCAGCGAGATGACAATCCGCACCACGTCGGAGCTGTCCCCCTGCATCCCGTCGGCTCTTTCCAGGTTGATGTTCTTGAAGAGCTGCAGTAAGGACACGTTGCTCCTGTTGCCCATCTGGGCGCCCTCCAGGGAACTCAGCGGCgcgtcccagtgctcccagtcgGCTCTTTCCTTCATGCCGGCGGCTGGCGAGCAGGCACCGCGCTCGCAGGGCTCGTCCATCCCATGCTAGGGAGGGCGACGGGTCCGCGGGAGCCTTTTCCCAGACCCCCGAGCAGCAGCTTGGGAGGGCGGGTTGCCAGAGTGGTGGCGGGGACAGAGCCGGCGCCTCTCCTACTCTGCGGGTCCCCGCGGCTGATGCCGGTCCCGCGCCGCGCCGCGGTTATATccgcgccggcggggccggggcatGCGCGGTGCAGCGGCGGAGCTCTCCCGGGTGCTGAGAGCGGGCGGCCGcgcccccagcccacccccccgcccccccccgactCCCCCCTCGGCCCCGCGGTACTCACGTCGGCTTCATCCCTGCTGCtcgcctccctcctgccccacccGCCTGGCCGGGAACCGCGCGTGTGAACCGGCCGGGCGGCGCGTTTCCGTCGGCTCAGTTTGGGCTGAAGTCCCCGACGCCACGCGATGCCCTCTCCCAAAAAGTCCGCTCAGCGGGTCAGCTCCTAAAGAAAGTCCCCTGCCTTCCCTCCTGCGCTTGGGGAGTGCTGGCGGCGACCCACCTCTGCTCAGGGTGAGCCCGAAACGACCCCGCGCTTTCCCGCCCGAGAAACCTCGGCACCAACCCTGGACGCACCGCGCTCAGGGCAGGCACCGACAAGCGCCCTTCCTGCTTTCGGGGCATCGGAAAACGGTGGCTGTCGCTCAGTTTAAGAATGAGCGGCAGGGACAACGGGGCCGGTAGCACGGCGTGCCTGGGCGAAGGCAAAAGCGGGCGCGACCCGCCGCGGGCATCAGCCGCTTCCCGGGAGGCGGAGGGGCGGCCGCGGGCTCCCAGCAGCCGCCCGCAGGGGGCCCCGGTGCGCCGGgacgcggcggcggccgggacgcggccccgggagcggccccgggaGCTCGGCAGCTGCCGCCGGCCCGTCCCTGCCCTGCGCGGTGCCCGACACCCGCTTTCCCAACGGGTTTGCAGTAGAAACAGAAAGCAGCCGACGGGAATAGGAACGGAGGCTTTCATCCTCCCGTCCTGCTTCTAAACCAAAGTGCGCATTGTGAAAGCGAAATCGATTCTAAATATACCTAAGTAAAGCACTGTGAATCAACCATCTGGGGGAGACCAACGAAAGATGTAACAAGCAAATTATTTCTCCACAGTCTTTAAACGCATTTACCTTACTGAAATGCCTGCAAAGACATCGTTGCGTGTGCCACTTGTTGCCAGCAGTCCGCTCATCACTCCTTTCTGTCTACAGTGACCCCGTAAAAGTATCAGCCAGATCATGGGAGTGCTAAAGGGGAACAAGAGTAATTAGGAAGTTTTATACATCATTCGATATTGCATATAATGAGGGTACAATTTACTGTAATTAGCAATGCAGTGCTCTGGGAAGGCTTAGCCTCCAGATTACTTGCTGCTCTGAATACATTGGTActagaatgaaacaaaaaaattgaaataatttgcCTTCAAAAGGCTAATTGCAGCAGGCCTTGAAAAATGCACTCCTGACATTTCTTACCCACTTTCTCcaaattatggattttttttctaggctTCCATACCTCTTAATCACTGACTAGGGTTGTGTACAGCTGGCATTTTCAATAGTAGGGCATTAAGTTGCATCCCTTAGCCTGCTGAATGGCAACAGTTCCCCAGATTCTCTCACCCAAAGTAAAACATCTTTGCAGTGAAACCTAACAACCTCATCAGCCCCATCAGTGTTGCACAGCTGACTGTAAAACAGtacaggcagaagaaaaaagccaGGGATCCTTTAACACCAGTAATGCAACCAACCAtataaaaagcaaagtgaaaatgCCGAGTTTTAAACAGACTGACACCACTGCAGAGGTTCTGCAAATGGTACAGGAGGTGAAGTGCCCCCCAGCCCTCAGCAGCACTTGCTGCCTTAGCACTAGTGTCAGCACTTAACCAAAATAAAGCttagtaaaatatttgaaataaacaaGTTCCAGTTCAATTTCCCCCCTTTATTTAGTCCTTCCGTTATTAggtcacaaggaaaaaaatcatgtgtaGTTGAGCCATGCAGGGAATATGACACGTTCTCTTGGTAAAGCATTAGTGGGATGGACAGTGAAGAAGTGGATTTCTTCCAGATTGAATTCTGCCTCATTCTGATCACATTGTTACTGCCATGCCCAATTTTAAGTATTTCACTGGAAAAATTGCATAAACCATGTCTTGCATTAAATAACTTCTTCTACCATTTGACTATGTCCCTGCTTGGCACATCTTGTTGATACATGGTGGAAGCTGAACAGTAATAAAGATTTAGAAAGAGGagggaaataatattttaagataCGTTGCTTTTTTTGTTAGCCACCCAGAGAAAGCAACAGAGTATGAACTGAGGTGCCTCATGGGAACACTGGTATTGGATTTTGAACTCAGGGCTGCAAGTGTGAAATGCTtgtccagatttttttctcatattctgAGCAAAAATTCCTTTTCAGTCGTGGGTGGTTTGTCTTCTTCTTTCATCATTCTTCACCTCAGAGAAGAAGTTTTAGATGCAGGTTAAGGGAACTTGCTACACCCAGATGAATAATAAAATTTCACTGAATAATTTGTTCATCTCACCATCAGAACATTTTCACAGctggaaaaatgttaaaaagtcATCAGCAATTTTGAAAAAGTATTGCAAAATTCATCACGTATACTACCTAAGGGTTATTATTCTGGAAATTATTGTCTTCT
The Strix uralensis isolate ZFMK-TIS-50842 chromosome Z, bStrUra1, whole genome shotgun sequence DNA segment above includes these coding regions:
- the RXFP3 gene encoding relaxin-3 receptor 1, which produces MDEPCERGACSPAAGMKERADWEHWDAPLSSLEGAQMGNRSNVSLLQLFKNINLERADGMQGDSSDVVRIVISLVYSVVCALGLVGNLLVLYLMKTKQGWRKSSINLFVTSLAVTDFQFVLTLPFWAVENALDFNWLFGKAMCKIVSYVTAMNMYASVFFLTAMSVARYRSVASALKNQRRGDPLRGCCSAKWLCALIWLLAILASLPHAIFSTTATVFDDVLCLVKFPEGRGNNAQFWLGLYHIQKVLLGFVVPLAVISLCYLLLVRFISDKHVGSTRSSSSTKRRSKVTKSVSIVVLSFFLCWLPNQALTTWGILIKLNVVHFSTEYFLSQVYLFPISVCLAHSNSCLNPIFYCLMRREFRKALKSLLWRITSPSLTTMRPFTDTTKPEQEEQALHALVPVHPVTASFPAATVQPEVAYYPPGVVMYSSRYDLLPASSTEQHC